Below is a genomic region from Apteryx mantelli isolate bAptMan1 chromosome 22, bAptMan1.hap1, whole genome shotgun sequence.
ttattttaaggaaaaatatttttagaatattttaaaagttgggcTGGCCTAATGTATTATTTCCTAGACTTACAAGCTTGTTCAATCCAGAGGAGCAAGCTCCTGAAGAATCAGAGGAAGTTTCGGTGCTCTTTCCTTCTTCATAAGCTGTAGTGAATGTCCTGGATACTGCAGAGGAAATCTCTTGAGAAACCCAAGAGGAAGTATCCAAAGCTATTTCATGAGAGTGTCTGTATTTCTCAATGGCTACTGGAAGTTTTTCctctagaattaaaaaaagatggcaaagctggaaaattatttttggatttttttttaaatatcttggtCATATTTGAATAGAAGCATAAAAAGTTCTGTATACCAGCTAATTTGAACAAGAAACTAAAGAAATTATTGTCTGTAAGTGATCTCTTAGCAGATTTCTGCCTGGGATTTCCATCTCAGACACTAATGGCCCAAGACTTTGCCAATTTAAAAGTTTTTAATACTCTATTGCACAAAGTTAATTAAAGTGCAAAGCACAAGGTAATTCATTACCCCTAAACAACACTTAACAAATTCAACAATGCTGAGATCACTTTAGCAGCACTGACAATGTACTATGTGCTTGTCtggctttaaaatgcaaaaaccctaCATTTATCACTCCATACCAGTTTCAAATTCTAAGACAATTTATGATTTCTGAAGGCTACCATAAGCATCAATTCTCAAGTAACTATTTTTCAGAGACCTTTCAGATACTGGCTTTTTCAGCTGTCTGTCTATAAATTCTCCTTTAGTTCTACATATCAGATTCCTTTGATTAAACAGGCTTTTAGCTACAAAGGTGCAACTACCACAGCCAAAGCAAAGATTTCAAACCACAAGCATACCATTTCTTATGATTACTTATTCCAAGCCTGGCGTTATTGCATTGGTACTACATGAAGGGAGTTTCCATGATTCACACCAACCAATTTGACATTAGCAAGTGCTGGCAGAGAAACCTGACTCCCGGCATAGAAAGGTTCAGTCAGTCACTgattcttccttccctcccctccgcaGTTACCTGAGCTGAGCGGAGTGCTGACACTCGTCGGTGCATGACTCGCTCGGGGGGTTTTACAGTTTATATCCTTAGAGTAGCTCTCTTGCTCACAGGAAATACTTGACAAATCCTGAATATCTGTCAGTGATCTAAAGAATTGAAAGATACTCTGACAGTTAGAATATCCACTTCTTATGCTTTTGAATTACTAAATTCTGCTCTTTTCAGGTTCTTTAAATTTCACTTTGTTCAGTCTTGGCTAGCTTTTCAGAAGGCAGTTAGACATTCCCTTTGACAACTTCTCGCAGAATTTCTGGAAGGCTAAAGAACACCATCTTCCATGATCTTGCAGAGACAGAAGAAGTTAATTAACAGCTTTCCCTTCCTTTATGGAACTTCTTCCCTTTAATAATTCTTTTATAAGAAGAAACTCAGTAAATTGCCTCCAAAAAGGGCAAGAGCTTCAAATGTGAACCAGCAGGTACAAAACTATTTCCAAAGCCATAGGAAAATCCCAAGACTTAATGAAAATTAAAGATCTGTTAAGCTAAGACTAACTAAGTCTTAGGAGCCTTTAAAAGAATTACACAGGTAAAAGTGAAACTGCTAAATATCTGCACAGGCAGTGATGTCTACTCAAACTACAAATGTTTTTAAGCAGGTGCAGAACTGAGAAATTAAGAAATCTAACATCTATTGCAGATATACCCTTGTTTACATTTTTCTCATGTAATGATCAGATGTTGACTGTTACCAAATCAGTAATTTATATTCGAATCCCAGCTACCTGTAAAAAGAAACTAACTTTACTAGTTAAGTCACAAACCTATTTTGCTAATTGTTCCTAAGAATCACAATCACCAGCCTATTTTTGTAATAATATTTATGTAACTACACACTAGCAATTTGCTCTTTaacataatttaatttattttgtgtaCTTTACACAGAAGAAACAAGGAATACTCGCACTTAAGCGTGAAGAGGTACACCCAAATTATACTAAGTTAATTGCTtatgaatatgaaaatatttcaagtaagCTAAGATACATGACTGCTCTTTTATATCAATCTCCCTACttatgaaaaaatattatttcaatacTTTAAATAGTATTCTGTCTCTCTGTTTTGGTCTGTCATATGTTCTCATTTTACATGAACAGAAAACTTCTGGAATGATAACAAGCCAACTTGCTGCAGTTTCAGTAGGAAACAGTCTGCGGCCTTACATATCCTTCTCTCTGGATTCTTTCTGCGGCTCCCTTAGTATCACCTCTTGTGCTGCTTCACCACTGGAatgaggaaggggggaaaaaactaaTATTAATTGATCTCCTTGGAAaactatgaaaataaatttttaaagagaaaagatacTAAATACATTTAAAGCACTACCTTCTCTCTGGGATAGACTGAAGCTCCTAAAAACTTTTTGCTTAAAGCCTTAGAAGACAGGGAGAAGGAGAGCTAGATGAAAATGTAGTTTTAAGCACATTACGGACTTGTATCCAATACAGAGAACGCTTCTAACCGACAtcagcagtttccaaagaaaactaactgaaagttaaataaaaatcTGTGAATACACATCACTACATTGTTTTATCATCCTTTGACTAGTCTGCACCGTAAGCTATTGTCTCTCAAACAATCACAACATTCTTCAAGGTCAAGGAGGGATTCAAAGATGATTACTGCTAGATGGTCAGACAATAACAGTACTCTGTCCTGCTGCCAAAAGCTCAATTCTTAAGGAAGGGGAGGAAACAGAAACATCACCCTTTACCATAAGACCAAGCATTTACACTTGCTACCTACCTTTGGTACTGGTAACTCAGTCCCTCTAGAGGAGGGGAGAGAATACAAACACTGACAGTAAATACAGTTCTTACTCCCATACTCTGGAGAAATTCAGCAACTGCTAATTGCAGGGGAACATAAAGATGAGCTAAGGGGAGCCCTTAAGAAGCCTGAAAACTACTGCTGAAAGATCTTCTGTATCTCTTTAAGGGAAACATACCTCTTACAGCATGGGGTGGCGATCCTGGCTGACATCTCTAGGTATTAGACAATACAAAATTCACAGAAATACTGGACATAACCCTCATGTTTGACAGATAATGAGACTGCAAGTATCCAAGCTTGGGATAATATCATCTGTAGGCAAGCTGCACTGAACATACTTGCATCAGTCTTCCCATGGCACGGGAAAGGCATGATCTTCATGCCACCTGAGCTCCAATACCAAAGTACATCAAAATCTAAAACCGATGACAGAAGTCCTAATCTGAATTATCTTTGCTCTATTTAAGACTGTTGTATATAAGTGTAAAAGGAATTGAATATACACAACTTATTTTTTCTATTTCCCTCATTAGGCAGACAAAAAGATACTAAACAGTAAAAGACAAAGCCCCATGAGACTTGTGAAAgtccttttaatattttcttgcCAAGAAAATATTATACATAGTTCATTAAAAAACACCACTGGCATCTTATTTGAATATTAGATATATGAGCAGAATTAATAGAGAGCATACTTTATAACCTAATTTATGCTCGAACTAGCAATGAAAATAATAGTCTTTCTACCTGGCTACAGGCATATGGCTAAGTTGATTCACTCCTAATGCGTTACTGCCAGAATTCtgcgctgctgtgctgcagagtaatatttttcctcctgaatacaaATAACAAATGTTCCCTTGTTATTGGGTTTTGCAAGTACAAAAGAAAATGACACAACTCATTGAACAGGAAATTACaactttattgtattttttaGCTCTTGTGACCTTTGTTGTTGTCAAGagacaaacacatttttaaagacaCATTTTCATAAACATACCACAGCTGCTAGATAGTCAACCACTGGAGCATTGGGGAACACTGCAATATTTACAGATTTGAGCTGAGTAAGACAAATAATAGAACAGATGAACAATGCTGATCCTTGCATTATTTGGCACACACATTGTCAGCTCTTACAGTTTTTAAAACTCAAGAGACTTCAAACAATAAGAGTATTAATGTATAAACACAATTCTAATTGTTTCCAGCACCGTAGCAAGTTATATGAAAAGGTTAACTCAGCCCTAGAACGTAAAACAAAGGTTGCAAGCAGGTTtttaactgaaacacagcaagtatATGATCACTGCACTCAACCTAACCACCATGCCTAAATCCCATCTTCCAAAATCCTATGTGCCCTGAACTCTCATTAATGTAATGGGGAGTAAGAGACCAAGGGGCCCAAAAGAATCTAGCTTCAGCTTTCTAACAGGAACGCTGCTGACAAAAATATAAGTGCAACAAAAGACTTGTTCTTGCTGACTCAAAAGGACCCTCAAAAGAAAGAGCACATTTAACAGCAATACCTGATCCAGCATCACCAGATAGCTGTTTCTGTACACAGACTTCTTGAGTATCTTCTAATTTGCCCTCAGGATTTGAggtctgaaggggaaaaaaggaaacaaattcaaTTTCTCATAGGCAAGTTGTGAAGTGTGGGACAATTCCTATAGGATGAAGTTCAAAGTTATCAGAAGGGCGACACATACACTTTTTAAGAGCTGGCCACTGTGAGGAACAACAGCAAACAGCATGGATTGATTTTAATAATCCATACAACTAGTTTCAAGTCTTCCTTAGGAAATGAATAAAGATTGTTTTAAGACTATGGAGTGCTGTGCTGGATAGAACTaggaaggaaaggctgagaataTCAGCAGCCTTAAACTTTCCTCAACCTACAGTAGCGTAATCTTATGGCTCCATAGATTACATGATTTCCTAGTAAACAAACTTGAATTAAGAAAACaggcttctgatttttttttttttaaaggaaaagcattAGAATTTTCTGACTTTTAGATAAATCTTTATTTGTAGATGTTCtttcaaaagagaataaaaattttTGTTCTTCAGTCTTCTGCAGCACTTCTTCAAATCAAATGGGAATGTAATAAAGCCACATTTGGTTTTACTTACTTCCAAAGTTCTTGACATAGATTTCATTCCTGCCTAGGCTGTGATTTTTACCTCTAGTTTTGAGTTTTCTTGAatagtgggaggaaggaaataatCAGGATCAGGAGTCAAAAATTCTTCAGACACATCAGGAGATGAATCAGGGGAACAGCATAATTCCTTTGAATGCACCTGTGAAAGATGTTATTATTTAAGATGGTTTCTCCACTCCCTATTGAAGAATATGCATTTTAGTCCATAATGTTAAACACTACATCAAGCTGAAACAATATTTAATTTGACCACTCTGTTTCAGTCCTGGTTCCTGCTGCTTAGATTACCCTCACAGTTTACAGAGgtgagggggtgggggtggagaaGGATTGCTAATCAGATTGCAACTGAAAAGTCAGCACTAGCTAGCTGTCATCACAGTTCACTGTGCAATGTGCAGAGTCTAGGCTAAACTGTTTTATAGATAACTAGCAAAAATGAGATTTCTTGGATTACTATACATACTCTGGAGAGATTCTCGACTTGTTGAGGAATGACCAAATTCTTTTGATGGGCCGTTCCAGACTCTGCTTGCTCATCTTTTGATGGTGACGGGCAACTTCTCCCTAGTATGTCGCAACAGATGCAACTATTACGCAAAGAATAATGTGGACTGAGCGGTCAGAACCACTGAGGGAATATCAGTGAGAGTAAAGACAGCAAAGCTACCTGATCTGTCAGGAACATGCTGCAATAAAGACAGTTAAACACTCACATCATTAATCCAGACATGTGAAGCTTTCCTTGTTCCTTTCTCCATAACTATTATGAGCGTGCTTATCCACTGCAGTGCTACAGAAAAAGCATCTTTGAAGTCTGATTGAAAAAATAAAGGCAGGAAAGCATGTTCCATAGATTTGAAAGCTTTGGGTCTCTAATGCTGATAAGATAATCAATGATGAAGGGTCTCTGAGCTCACTGGACACTACATTCATCtattaaaacataaataataGACTAAGCAAAGTATTATGTTCTTCAGTGACTAACCCATTGACCTGCTTTGGGGGAAGACTCTGGAAAAAAAGATGGCCAATTACTGTAACAAAATCACAGAAGCTAAAATCTAGTGGGAGTGTgagagacaaaatatttttttctgcagcctTACCTCCAAAACTTTTGAATGCAGACTCCAGGTCACTCTCCTCAGATTCAGATCTCCCCTCACTGCCCAGATCCTCAACACTGTCACCTGCCTTCCACCCGCTATCTTTCTGCCAGTCTTGACTTTTTTGGACTCTGACAGTGACATGTTGAAAGGCTTCCTTTATACTCTCAGCTTCACTTTCAGACGTATATTCACTGGGTGGATATGGAGAGATGAGTTCCAGTTGTCCTGAAGCCACTCTTCTGGCCATCTGTTTTACCTCAGctacacaaaaggaaaaaagtcaccTGTCCACACAACAGAATTTGAAATGTCAAACCTTTCCCCGTGTTTCATGGTGTCTGCAGACTTGGAAATGTTAAGGTTACAGCCTGTAGATTTCTTATTGTCAGAAGAGCTAGACACTTCTCTTTTAAAGGAAAGTTCAAAACCTGCATAAGCTGATGCGGACAGGCCTTTACAAGAACAATTTTCATTCGTTTgaattgtttatttttcatgCTGTACTGCCATCCAGTGGTCACTGCTATACTACCCTCTCTGAATTATACGCTGTCCCTCCCTTACATCCTCAGAACAGGGTCAaaattgtggttgtgatgactcCACACCCTGAATGAGCAAGACAGGATCCTACTCATCTTGTTTTCCTCCAAAACAGCCTAATAGATCAGTTAAGGCATCCAGATCTTTAAGTGACAAAATGTTGAGGTTTTAATACACCACCCTGCAAGCAAGGATCACTAACCATAATGTTGATTAACACTGATTTACTTACTCCTCCATTCTGATTGCATCATCCTTCTCTCCTCACTTATTTTGGTACTGTGAATTGCAGGTGTTGATTTGGGACAGCACCTACAATAGATTGTTAGGAAACACATCAAACTTAATTCACAAGTGTATCGTGTTAAGGATTTGCAAGTCAGCAAAACACTAATTTTTTCAGTGTTAATTAAAAGGCTCAGAGCACACATGCTCTAAGAACCCAATGGAATTAACATACTGAACAAAACTAACAGAAGCTTAGAAAGCACAGACACGACTTTAGGTCTATTATGGATTAGCTAGACAAGTGATAATTTAGAATCTAGATTTCAAAGGCTGTCAACTACCTTCAAATGACATATCTAAACACTGATATACACTGAGTGCTATGTAGATTTGCATCATTAGGTCAGTAAGCCAATCAGTGGACACCAAAGATACAACTACAGAGAGCAGGgacaatatttaaaagaaaaacaaacaaaaaaaccactataGCAAACCAGACTAACCAATGTATGGTTTAGCAAGACTTTCCTACACTCGCAGCCCCTAACATCGGGCCTAGTTCTACACCTATGAAAGTCTAAGTATTTCCACTTAGAATTGAATGAAGCTGTGCATAGAGTGGAACCATCCTAACCAGTATCAGTATTATTTTAAACTTCCTTATTAGATTGCTCTCCTCAGGCATTGCCACAGTTCAGGACCAACCTACTTGACACCACCCCTTGAAAACTATGCACGTTTCCACATATATTTACACGTCTAATGatatacatacacataaacaTACATCTCTATATATATTAAAgtcatttaaacattttaaaacaattttaatatAGTGAGACATCATTCATCACACCAGTTTCTACCTCTGCCAATTCTAGCCCTTGGGTGGCGACCACAGAGCTCTGGCAGAAAAGCATGTGGAATCTGTCAGATCACAACTCCTTACCAGTAGCTGCCTTGTCACAGCAGTTATCCTGTCAGCTCTGCAGCTGACGAGTCACAGGGTCCTAATTGGATGGGTGGCTTTTGGCTTACCGAGAAAACATTCAACGTCATCTTTAACCCTGGATGTGTCCACTTTTGACAGTGGCTGTAGTGAGATGAATCTGCTGGAATTCATTCTTTTGTGGATACGATCAGAACTCACCACCTTTCTTCTTCAATTCCACTTGCTGCAGAACGTGAATCACCCCCTTTCTGACACTGCAAGGTGAACTTTTTTTTGCATCTCTGAGATACACGTGGGAGCAATCGCTGAAACGAGTCCAACAAGCCGTGACTCAGCACACGTCAGGCACTCCTGCGGTAATTCTGACGAGAGCTATGAGGCATACTAAGAACCAGACCATGCAAACTGTATTCCCAAGGCTTTATTTCAGTAGCACTGCTCATGCGAAAGGATGACAGCTCCAGGCCTTAACCCAGTAAAAACTCTGCTATGGATTTCTAGCAGGTTTCATACATGTGCAAGACGACTGCCCCAACATGTGGTTCCACAGGGAATGAGTGGATCCAGACAATTCAAGATTATTCCCACAGCAAATATGAATTTCTTTCTTTACCGTTCTCTTTGGGCTAAGCATGTCAACTACTTACATTTCAATAATCAAAACAATCTAGAAGTTATTATGAAGTGATAGCTCTGGCTTCCATAACCAAGTATACAACACCTCCCCCAACACCTTCTTCTGCTTCCTCTTTTCCCCCAGCCCCACCCCCATTTTAGTGCAAGACTTTCTTCCCTACAGAGGCACCGGTCTAATTTAATCTAAGgtctaaaattattttctaaggATCCAGGAAGAACAAGACATATCAATGTACTGTGAGCCAAAAAACCTGCAGATGGAGAAGATACAGCAAGGTCTCcttatgtgttttttctttctttctttctttttttttttaagacaaatttgAACAGTACTTGTTTAATGATGCATTCCTGCATGCAAAATTGTGCACATCAATATGATAATCAGGACACAAAAATCCAAGGCCATTTTTTAAGTATAATTTGAATAGTTTCATGTCATGAACTATCAGTACAACAAGCAGGCATGAAACTGCTCAAAATACTAGTTAGAGCAATCCAGGGCCATAAGTAAAGCTGTAATgtatgtatgaaaaaaaaaaccaaaaaaacaaaaaaaaaccctagttttTTGTGGAAATAAAGGAAGTAACACTATTGCACCATTGAGCTGACTGTTCTCTACTCCATGAACAATGTGTTTGGCATACACATATTTTAAAAGGTAGAAAAGCTATAGATTCTGCCCTTGCTTTTGGACAGCATCCAGAACCATGTCTCTATTCACTACCACAATCCCACTGAAGAACCTAGTAGTGATAAATGCACAGTTGCCCTGCTCAACACTTTACCTCACAATCTAGGTCCATTTGATCATCCAGGCTTTTCACTGTGCTGAAGCTgaatttgtcttcatttttagTCTTACTCCTCTGAGAAAAGCACTTCTGCTTCTCCTTCTGGATTGCCCATGTTCCCTCAGCTGCCTTTGGAATAGCTTGGAAATGGTCGCCACCCAAAACTCCTTGTGCCTGACATGTTATCAGCGGTGCAATATAGTCACTTGATGGTGGACCTATAGCCTTCCATAAAAAAGTATTAACTCTGGAAAATGGGCTATTGGCATTTTGAGGAATATCATCAGATCTGTTCCAGGATCTTTCTAGAAAAACCTGCTTAGAAGTCTGATTCATTTGGACTTCCTGGAGCAGCTTCCTTTGCTTCTCAGCAGTCTCTAATTCGTTTAGTTTCTCCTCTGTTCTGCACAGGGATCCTGATGCCTGCTGCAACATGCTCTGAGCAATCTTTAGATTAAGGACACATTTGCTGATGTGCTGCCCAGTTTGGGATGGACTACTCATTCTTTTCCCAGCATCTCCTCTCACTTGTGATTGCTTGCACGGCTCAGAGGCCTCATTtatcctttcttcctcttctgtagTGTACTCTGTACCTGATTCTGAAAAGCTGCCTTCCTTATCAACTGGCTTTTCCTCACAGTGCATTCCAGGGGATGCAAATAGGTCTCTGAGGGTAGCCTTATCttctttttgctgcctttttttatcCTTCAGATTATAACCTAGCACAGTGCCTCCTTCCAGAAAGTCTTCATGAAATTCTGGGTAATCGACAAagatttcattcatttcaaaGCTACAGAGGCTCTCATCCACATCACTGACACTGCAGGTCACCTGGAGTTCAGAAGCTACATCATGGCTTTTTTCCCATGCAACTGGCTGTAGACTGCTTGGTGTCTCACCATCCACTAAAGCCTCAGACTCCTCAGGAAAACCAGAGTATCTTTGGGCAGGAGAgttacctggaaaaaaaataaataaataaaaataaaaataaaaaatcagctgTTAAGTGTTAAGCTGCTCCTCCAGATGTCCGTTGCTTCACATTGCTTTCACCCATTTAGGAGTCCACACATTTTAGTTCTTACATGAGCAACACTTCATTCCCTCTATTGAAGACAATGTGCCTGCACTTCAATGACTAATTAGATGTACAGTCTTGAGCTTATATTAATAATTAGGGTGCTAGCTAGAATCCAAATCTCATAGCCTTCTGTTTTCAAACTGTGTCACCAAATCTGTAAGCGCTTGCATTTTAATTATTAAGAGTAGACCCTCATGCACTGAGGGACATGCTAAGTGGAGGATACACGACATCTTGCTGAACCGAAACTCACCAATCTCTGTTATCTCTTCTCCTTCCAATCCCAGTGTTCTTTCACGGTAGTTAAAAGCTGATGCTAAACAGATGTTTATGTCAGCCAAGACAGCAGACCTTTGTGCTTTTGGTATTTCATCAGCATGACCAGTTTGAGACTCAGTCAAGTCCTGTAATGCGAGAAATGCTATAAAATACAATTACATTTGACAAAACAATGCCTCCAGCTTCTATTTTAAGGTGATTTGTCTCCATGATCAGAGAAGGATACTCTCAAGTTCAGATTTGACACAAGAAAATCCTTCCACCTAGATTCAAGCAAAATGACCTAAATTTGAATAGACATTAACTCTGATTAACcaaatgctatttaaaaagcacaaaaggcTACAATCCTGGAAGTCACCTTTAAGTCATTCTTCATCAGGTACTGAATATCCTGAAGGTTCATGGAACGGTTCTTCTGCTTAGGTTCTAGCCCTGACTTTACAATATCATAATAGGGTTTCGGAAGTCTGACATCCGCTTCTAAATGCTGTCCCGAACTTACGAGCTGTTTAATAACTGAGTCTTCATGACCATCCCAGGGAAGTGTTTCTACAAGACATGTAACAGACTTTATACATTACAAGCTATATATTAATGCTAATAAAAGTCAGAGACACAGAAGTATTGTCTGGACGTTCCATAATTTACAGCTTCCAGCACTCAGTCCAGTCCAGCTTCTCCTCTCTATCTACAGCCAGCAGTAGATGATTTCAAggaggctgacagaaatctctcTAGTAAACAGCTATGCAATAGCCCACAGTGGATTCTTCACTCTCAACTAGTTGGTAGAGGGTTTAATTTTTAGGATAATTGTTTATCCTCCTTCACTGTCAAAGTAGTCAAAGTCAATATATGTGTCATCACCTGAAGTTCATCTCTAAGTTATCTTAGTGATCAAAAGGATCAAAGTTCTACAGGCTCATTTTGCGCTTTGCAAAGCACTAACTGAATGCTTTGTTGTCCTTGCattaagagaaaagaaacagcGGAAAAAACACTACAGAAAATTGCATCTAATATCTATCCTTAATCCCATCCTTCAGCTTTGCAATTTTGAACTTTTCAATTTCATTTTACAAAAGTTTTCACTAGCTTTTGCCATtgtcattaactttttttttcttttgccttgaaGTTTTCCTCTTCCAGGTTAACTCTATTTGTGTAATCATGGCAAGGTTTTACAGAATCACATAAGGAAATTAAACAGACATTTGGGGGCTGAGAGTCCACACTGAAAACATTCAGCAGACTACCCTAGTGACAAAAGTCTAAATCTACAGATATACCTGTCAAGGCCTCCTGCATTATTGTACAGAAGCTATAAATATCCGACTTGGTTGTGACAGTTTTCTCAAGGATTACTTCAGGAGAGCACCATTTATACAGCTGGATTGGGACAGGAATACGAGTCAGATCACTGTGTTCTCCTCCATCTctgctgtataaaaaaaaaaagttagatattGGGATACAGAAAACACTCAGCTAGAAGTTATGTCTTTTGGAATTAAGCATCTGAGtttgttacattttctttttgtttaaattattccCACTCTCCCCACATTTAGCAAGACAATGAACCTAGAAGGTCCAAAGTAGACCTGCAAAAATCTCTAATATTTTCACAtcaataaatactgtattttggcACTACACAGCAGAGACCTCTGCTGGTGAAAGTAATATCTTTCAAAAATTTACActcaaaaataaatcagaaaaagttaaaaatttCCCAATAACATTTTTACAACCAACCCTTTAAGATCTGGCCAGTGTGCTCAGACCATAGGCAAAAGACAAGAAAGTGCCACCTAGTCTGTCaaatgtttgttttgcagtgcATACTTATGTCTAGAAGCTGACTTCCCCCTTCTCTACAAACagtaattttttaaattcttgCTCATATCACAGTAAACTGTATCTGTCAAAAACATGGTAGCTATAAGTAACAGCCAAGATTAATAAACTGAGTTTGCAAGGATGTTACAAAATGTCTTTGTTCCTTTCAGCACATTTCCATCGGTAAGTTTTTGTTTAAGCCAATTTTACCCTCACTTTACAGTTTAACCAGCCAACTTCTCCCTTTCTAGACCGACTGCATTACAGCAAAGTAGTATTTTgaaaaagtaagaggaaaaaaaaaatggtgtccctcataaaagaaacaaaaatgtactAAAGCCTCCTCTTGTCCCTGGGTATCCTTAACAACCACCAGCTCAGCGAGGTGCGAGAGCCTCAGCCCTTTCAGGATAAGCCTCCCTAAGCACAAGCTCATTACAACAAAAACAGGCTTAAATTGCTTTCTGCCCAGCAACAGAATTAGTGACTCAAAGAGGAATTGCATCTCTGTTCACCAACATCGGGTTCTGTTTCTCCATGATGGTACTTTTATACTCCAGTAAAGAGCTTCTTCTCTAACTAGCTTCTATTCTCAAATACTTACAACTAACATAAAAATTAAGTGCACGAGATTTGCCATGTTACCTGAAGCGAAGTTAATGTACCTGCGCAGAAACGACTGAATTTTTTACTCCTGTTG
It encodes:
- the TEX14 gene encoding inactive serine/threonine-protein kinase TEX14 isoform X2; this encodes MAHAVPVPIPCPVQLGSIKNDTLEAELHEYVRQGNYVKVKKLLKKGIFVDAVNSLGQTSLFTAALLGLGKIVDVLLDYGSDPNHRCYDGSTPVHAAAFSGNQWILSKLLDGGGDLRVHDKDGKNPQYWAMSAGKESSAQMLEFIQRCTSHMQAAIQSFPSELLRKVDSSKALICSPSRFGGLVQGNVESPLSRFLKGGANSARNIYSFGFGKFYLTGSRHLGYLASLPIIGEKEVVQADDEPTFAYHVGPYMIMTNLMWGGSRVTVKELSFEPHQNCSKLRLADLLIAEQEYSSKLRHPHLLQLMSVCLSSDLEKTRLVYERVNFGSLYSILHERRSEFPVLRMETILHLLLQINDTLRFLHSRGFIHRSVTSYAIQIVSSGEAKLCNLEYMIERDGGEHSDLTRIPVPIQLYKWCSPEVILEKTVTTKSDIYSFCTIMQEALTETLPWDGHEDSVIKQLVSSGQHLEADVRLPKPYYDIVKSGLEPKQKNRSMNLQDIQYLMKNDLKDLTESQTGHADEIPKAQRSAVLADINICLASAFNYRERTLGLEGEEITEIGNSPAQRYSGFPEESEALVDGETPSSLQPVAWEKSHDVASELQVTCSVSDVDESLCSFEMNEIFVDYPEFHEDFLEGGTVLGYNLKDKKRQQKEDKATLRDLFASPGMHCEEKPVDKEGSFSESGTEYTTEEEERINEASEPCKQSQVRGDAGKRMSSPSQTGQHISKCVLNLKIAQSMLQQASGSLCRTEEKLNELETAEKQRKLLQEVQMNQTSKQVFLERSWNRSDDIPQNANSPFSRVNTFLWKAIGPPSSDYIAPLITCQAQGVLGGDHFQAIPKAAEGTWAIQKEKQKCFSQRSKTKNEDKFSFSTVKSLDDQMDLDCERLLPRVSQRCKKKFTLQCQKGGDSRSAASGIEEERWCCPKSTPAIHSTKISEERRMMQSEWRTEVKQMARRVASGQLELISPYPPSEYTSESEAESIKEAFQHVTVRVQKSQDWQKDSGWKAGDSVEDLGSEGRSESEESDLESAFKSFGGRSCPSPSKDEQAESGTAHQKNLVIPQQVENLSRVHSKELCCSPDSSPDVSEEFLTPDPDYFLPPTIQENSKLETSNPEGKLEDTQEVCVQKQLSGDAGSGGKILLCSTAAQNSGSNALGVNQLSHMPVASGEAAQEVILREPQKESREKDISLTDIQDLSSISCEQESYSKDINCKTPRASHAPTSVSTPLSSEEKLPVAIEKYRHSHEIALDTSSWVSQEISSAVSRTFTTAYEEGKSTETSSDSSGACSSGLNKLSRLSVIAPSLRSIRKESALSQTSNHFIDELPPPAQELLDGIEYLKQQDSTTQDFKEEALYGCGVPIKVSDQIKIEDREAKKETERNEKRDHSLWTEETLNLAEETERAHSTLDDILERMLHTVPEDEENQEQPQVHTPRAANLNDPGDGGMKNGVKECKTRGESREPESCAGSPEDPHHEDQKFRLRRQLSWASPFRVIVLDQSSPPP